A window of Flammeovirga kamogawensis genomic DNA:
TTATTTTTATGATCAATCATTAACTGATTTCTCAACATAAGTGTAGTAGTTTGGTGATGTCCCGTACCAAATGACATTTTTGGTGTTATGACAATCTCATATTTATATTTAGGATCAGCAGGGTGGAAAGAAGCCCTTATTTGAAGCTCTTCAGAGATTTCTACGGGGTTATAATGACTTTCCCATAGTTTGTTCCAATTTTGCTTTTCCTGTTCTTCTATTGTATAAGTGATTTGATCATTGAAAAACTCAAATGCTTCTGTAAGAGCATCCTTGTCAAATAAAGAGTTTTCAATGGAAGCTTCAAACCCATTTTCATTTTCAAGAATAGCATCAAAACCTACATTTCCAATAATAGCTTGTAGGATTTCACTTAATTCTTCAGAGCATTTAACGTTGACAACGGTGTATTTCATATTAGGATTATTTTTTTCGTACATAATTTACGAATGAATAGGCATAAGGTGAGCTATCACTTTTAGCATATTCAAAACGTGAGATTTCGTTCCACTGAGTTGATAAAATATCAGGGAAGAAGGTGTCTCCAACAAATTGATCGTGAATTTCAGTAACATACAATTTATCAGCAATTTTCATTGCTTCCTCATAAATTGCACCACCGCCAATTATAAAAACTTCTTTTTCACCTTGTTTTCTAGCAATGGCTATGGCATTACTTAAACTATCTGTCAGAATTGCATCTACCGCTGGTTCGTAATCGGGGTTTCTAGAAATAACAATATTAGAACGCTTAGGTAAACATTTACCTATCGACTCATGTGTTTTTCTACCCATTATTACGCAATGCCCGGAAGTTGTTTTTTTAAAATATTTTAAGTCTGCAGGTATATGCCAAATGAGTTGATTGTCTTTGCCAATTACATTATTCGAAGCTTTGGCAACAATGATCGATATTTTCATTTTATCTGATTTTAATAGTCAAAGTTAAACTTTGCATAGAATTAGTCTTTATTCTTTATCGGAAAGCATATCTACAAATTTAATCATATTGTTTCCGATAATTTCTTAATTTTCTGTAAACTTAATTACTTTTTATAATCTATTCATTGATTTGTCTCTTG
This region includes:
- the prmA gene encoding 50S ribosomal protein L11 methyltransferase; protein product: MKYTVVNVKCSEELSEILQAIIGNVGFDAILENENGFEASIENSLFDKDALTEAFEFFNDQITYTIEEQEKQNWNKLWESHYNPVEISEELQIRASFHPADPKYKYEIVITPKMSFGTGHHQTTTLMLRNQLMIDHKNKDVADLGCGTGILAVMAKILGANQVDACDIEDWSCENALENAALNNAEIRVTCGTVADMEKLDKYDIVLANINRNVLLSEIPTYQSLIISGGKLLLSGFYTEDLELITEKANSVGLKYISHLEKDNWVSAVFEN
- a CDS encoding dihydrofolate reductase translates to MKISIIVAKASNNVIGKDNQLIWHIPADLKYFKKTTSGHCVIMGRKTHESIGKCLPKRSNIVISRNPDYEPAVDAILTDSLSNAIAIARKQGEKEVFIIGGGAIYEEAMKIADKLYVTEIHDQFVGDTFFPDILSTQWNEISRFEYAKSDSSPYAYSFVNYVRKK